The DNA sequence TGCGTCTAACTGTCAAGCTTATTGATAACTGGAGCAGTAATTTTATCGatgaaaatatagtaattgATGGTCACAGAGGAACTGTCCAGAAGGTTTTTTTGCACTCTTACATTCGGACAGATCGGTCACATGGTTTCAGGGCTCTACTTGTCATGGAAGACCATTCGCTGTTATTAGTACAACAAGGTGAAGTTGTGTGGAGTAGGGAAGATGGCCTTGCCTCTATTGTAAATGTAGTGACATCTGAACTGCCTGTTGAAAAAAAAGGCGTCTCTATAGCAAAGGTGGAGCACAATCTCATTGAATGGCTGCAGGTATGCAActctttcaaaatattatgaaCTAAATTATGAACAAGCGATAATGTTCTCTAagattaaaaaacattattatatacatAGTCAGCCTACTATTTGGTTCCTTTTACTCGGTAGTCTCTAgttcgaatattttattatttttcttgctCTGGTTAGTTGATTACAAACGAAATTTTGGTATTTCTTGAAATGTTTCCTACCTGACAAGATGCCCTTTGATATGTCCTGTTCTTCACAGGGACATCTGCTGAAACTCAAGGGGACTTTAATGATTGCAAGCCCTGAGGATGTAGCAGCTATTCAAAATATGAGGTTGAAGAGTACTGACAAGAGCAAAATGAGTCGGGATCACAATGGATTCCGAAAACTGCTTATTGTTCTAACTAAATCAGGAAAACTCTTTGCATTGCACTCTGGAGACGGCCGCATTGTCTGGTCTCGTTTACTGCAAGCTTCCCATAAATCAGAAGCTTGTCCTCCAAGATGGCTCAATATTTATCAATGGCAAGACCCCCACCATCGTGCCATGGATGAGAATCCATCTGTGCTCGTAGTAGGCCGTTGTGGACAAAGTATGGATGGACCAGGTTTACTTTCATTTGTTGACACTTACACGGGGAGGGAGATTCGTTCATCGAGCCAGATTCACTCGGTTTTACAAGTTATTCCACTTCCATTTACTGATTCAACAGAGCAACGCCTCCATATTTTAATAGATGCTCAGAGCCGTGCTCATTTGTATCCACAAACCTCTGAAGCTATTAGTATTCTGCAATCAGAATTTTCAAACGTATACTGGTATTCAGTTGAAGCTGACAGTGGCGTCATTAAAGGACATTCGTTGAAAAGAAACTGTATCGATGTAGCGGATGACTACTGCTTCGAGAGCAAGGATGTTTGGTCGATTATACTTCCATCCGAGACAGAGAAAATCATTGCGACTGCTGCACGAAAATTAAATGAGGTTAGACACTATAATTTTGTGGATTAGTCCATAAGATATTTTTCTTGGTAATCTATTTACTTATCATTTCATTTGCCAATGCATTTTTTGAAGTACTGTGGCGTGTTTgtttaagtattttaatacCTCTCTGTCCTTATAGcaaatatttatgtaattttcatattctaggTGGTTCATACGCAAGCAAAGGTTGTAGCAGACCAAGATGTGATGTACaaatatatatcaaaaaaTCTGCTCTTCTTGGCAACTGTTGCACCAAAAAGCAGTGGTGAAATTGGAACTACTACCCCAGAGGATTCCTGGTTGGTTGTATATGTTATCGACATTGTTAATGGTCGTATATTACATCGTATGACCCATCATGGTTCAACGGGTCCCGTCCATGCCGTGAGTTCACCAATCTAATTGCCCACTTCCATTGTGTATAGATGAAATGTTCTCACGAAATTTGTATCTTATGTAGGTATTTAGTGAGAACTGGGTTGTCTATCACTACTTCAATCTTAAAGCACACAGATACGAGATGTCGGTAGTCGAAATTTATGATCAATCTCGTGCGGTATGTGAATGTGTACTAAGATTTTTATGACATGATCGATGCTCTATGTAGATTCACATCATCTGAGACAATTTATTTTGCAGGACAACATAGATGTTTGGAAGCTTATTATTGGAAAGCATAACCTGACTTCGCCAATTTCGTCATATTCTCGACCCGAAATTTTGGCCAAATCACAATCCTACTTCTTCACTCATTCTGTGAAAGCAATATCAGTTACATCAACATCTAAGGGTATAACATCAAAGCAGCTTCTGATTGGTACAATAAACGATCAGGTTAACTTCTGAAACACGTGATTGCTTGGTCTTTGTTCCTCATTTCGATATCTTTTGCGGGATGTGCTAAATGTGAGTCATTGCAGATTTTGGCTCTCGACAAACGTTACTTAGATCCTCGACGGTCTATCAATCCCACACAAgcggagaaggaagaaggcgTTATACCTCTTACCGATTCCTTGCCTATCATTCCTCAGGTGTGTTGNCGTGCGGTATGTGAATGTGTACTAAGATTTTTATGACATGATCGATGCTCTATGTAGATTCACATCATCTGAGACAATTTATTTTGCAGGACAACATAGATGTTTGGAAGCTTATTATTGGAAAGCATAACCTGACTTCGCCAATTTCGTCATATTCTCGACCCGAAATTTTGGCCAAGTCACAATCCTACTTCTTCACTCATTCTGTGAAAGCAATATCAGTTACATCAACATCTAAGGGTATAACATCAAAGCAGCTTCTGATTGGTACAATAAACGATCAGGTTAACTTCTGAAACACGTGATTGCTTGGTCTTTGTTCCTCATTTCGATATCTTTTGCGGGATGTGCTAAATGTGAGTCATTGCAGATTTTGGCTCTCGACAAACGTTACTTAGATCCTCGACGGTCTATCAATCCCACACAAGctgagaaggaagaaggcgTTATACCTCTTACCGATTCCTTGCCTATCATTCCTCAGGTGTGTTTATCTTGCATTTTGCCTATCATTTCTCAAATTACTCCTAGAATTATTAAGTGACATTAGGATATTAGATATCAACTAGAAGATAGAAATCCTTGGATTTACAAAGTAATTGGAAGCCATCGCTTTTGATAACCAATGTGGACCAGACTTAATTGTCTGCAGCATTTCATTAAGCTGGCATAATTGGTTCGGACTGGGTTGTGTTTTTGTGCAGACCTACGCAACGCACGCACTTCAAGTCGAAGGTCTTCGAGGTGTCGTGACTATACCAGCCAAGTTGGAGTCGACAACCCTTGCATTTGCATACGGAGTGGATCTCTTCTTTACCCGGATTACGCCCTCAAGAACATATGATTCGCTAACCGAAGATTTCAGCTACGCTCTACTTCTCATAACTATCGTCGCTCTCGTGATCGCCATCTTTGCAACATGGGTTTTTTCTGAGAGGAAAGAGCTCCAAGATAAGTGGAAGTGATCTCCCTCAAAGAtactaattttcatttcaggATAGTTTATAAATCCTTCATGTATCTCTTATTTTAGGCACGCCAAGCTTTAGTCATCCTCTTTTCTGTTCAGCTCGCaagttcatcatcatcatcagcaTCTTTTTGCttagatttataaattaatttcttcgAATATAGATGGACTATGACTTTGCTAGTTTCTTACTATTTGATTTTATGCttgtttttgtaataaaacACATATTTTGACTGTCCTTTTCAGGTGATAAAAGTACAATTTTTGGAATTGATCCCGATCCCTAAGAggctttgtttttattttattgtttaaattacaattttgtttcctatagttttcaaaagttaaatttttgtttagggtttatgaaaattttatccaCTTGTGAACAACAAGTCGGTTGTAAGAAATTCGGACGTTGCGGATAATGTCGGTATATGTTTGGGCCTCGAGTCACGTAGTGAGAAAAGATTTTGGAAACGaataatttgaagaattgaagaaaacaattaggaaataaaagaaatggcTTAAATAGTATATAACTCAGAATAGGAAAAAGTGACGTCTACACTcacccttcaacaagcctatctttgcCACTTGTCTATTTGGTGTTTCTATATTGCTTATGTCTCGTTTCCTCTTTAATGCATATGTTAcatggtgtgttggatgattgCACCGTCCTCTTCGATTGCATTGTGACATTCTTCTATGTCCATACGTGGCTGGATGGGTGCCTCTTGAAGGTAACCACTACATGGTGTATTGGATGATGCACCGTCCTCTTCGATCGCATCGTGCCATTCTTCTATGTCCATACGTGGCCGGATGAGCGCCTCTTTTGATTGCATCATGACATTCTTCTATGATACGTGGCCGGATGGGTGCCTCTTGAAGGTAACCACTACATGGTGTGTTGAATGATGCATCGTCCTCTTCGATTGCATCGTGGCATTCTTCTATGTCCATACGTGGCCGGATGAGCGCCTCCCGAAGGTAACCAGAGAACTATTTAgtttcatataaattatagaGTGGTAATTTAACTGATTTTCTTAAGCctacaaaaaattaatttcaaaccattataaaaaattaaactttgtCATGCATTtgcattaaatataaataataggTTGTTTGAGAAGTTTGAATTCATATAATCcccataaaattaataattaattaagaatttttcctgtaagaagaacaagagagtAAATATGAGAAACTCTTCAAGCCTACTTCTAAAGTAAATCAGGGCTTGATCTGTTCTTATAATGAAGAGTTCGTCCAAATTTGAAGTCTTCAGCTCCAATCATGTATATATTTCCTGCTTCCGGCAAGCTAAAATCGGCAGGATTTTTGTTGACGCTACATATTTCAGTCTCAAAACTGCTTTTCTGGCTTTGCAGAGTTCTAGTATCGGCCATGGATTTGCATTCCTTGGAGTTTCTTCCAATCTGCTGCACCAACGCTTCGGCATTAGGTACTTTTACCACTCCTTTCTGTATGCGATTATCAGGAAATGTTCTACACGTAGATCGAACCGAGCATTTCATGTTCTTCGCGCTATTTCGAGTCTTGAAGACAGCCTGACCGGAAAAATTGGTATTGGTTCCAAATCCTCTACTATGCTGGAAGTTACTAGCAGATGCAGTGGTTGCAGGAGTATGAACTTCATCATGAACAGCAGAATTGACAGAAACCTCGTTGCGTTCTAGTGGACGAGGAATCGGAGGTTTCTTCGATGATTTTCGCGTCCGACCTCCAGTCGTGTGTTCATTCGATCGCATTCCGGAATCCATGAGGCTAAGTAAGTGCATTGCTAATATGCTTTCGTTTGAGTACAACTCCAATGATCCAACCATATTTTGATGAAGCTCAACCTCATTAGAACGTCGACAAAATGAACTCGCTGCTAATTTCTGTGCCTTCGCATTTCCCATCTGTAATGATCTAGGGCTTGAGATGATTTCTCTGCCGGTAGAATGCGCCGGAAATCTCTGAAATCCGTTCGTCAGATGATCTGgtatcaaagaagaagaagaacaccATGTATGAGCTGCTTCTTTATTCCGTTCTGAAACAGGCAAATGGTCTATTGTTCCATTGCGTTGTTTAAACTCGGTACAACTTAGCCATTTGGATCCGATGGAAGAACATTGAATACCATTAGATGATTGTTCTTGAGAACGAACAGAAGCATTATTATGCCAAAGCGTATGATTCTGCTGCAGGTGGTTCGTGTCGAAGCGAGATTCTTCGCCATTAGTTCGACGATTAGGAAGACGTCTTTCATACTGATTCTTCGCCATTAATTCGACGATTTCCATGGGGATATCATCAGAAGTCCCACTGTCAGATGCCAGGTACACTCTCTGGTTAATCCGTTTACTCTTTATAGCCATAGGTTCCTGAGGTTCAATAGTTCTTTTACCATTGCTTCCACTGCATATATcctgttcataaattttatgcaAGAAATGGAATTCTGTGAAGCACTCATCATAGACTAAGAAcacatcaaaatgaaaacaaagaagaataaaagaattgtgtcgattggagaggagaacgaaacaccctttataagggtgtggaaacctctccataaccgatgcgttttaaaaaccttgagggaaagcctgaaaggaaaagcccaaagaggacaatatctgctagcggtggaactgggtcgttacaagaaCTAAGTGGGGAAATAAAGGATATTAGGGATATTCTAATGCGTCTTTAAGCACATACCTTTTGCTGCAGTAGCGACCAGCTATTATCTGTCACATTTCGTCTTGGAATAGGCATACTCGAGTTGTTCGGCACACGATCGACCCGTTGACAGtagaaaatatttgtttcaGCATTTTTCCTTATAGATTTACTTATTCTGGGAGTGTCATCTTGCTCAGGCAGAAAAGTAGGCAGCTCGTTTTCTTCTCGACGACAGATTCTTTTGTGATCCCTTTGTGGATTTGAATAGCTAtggaaagaaagatgaaactcTCTGTCATTGTTCGTATCGTTTTCATATCGAAAACGATGAGCTTTAGTCATACTTTTCATGGCTTCCACATCTTTCAGTGTAGCTAAATCCTTCCTAGTCATTCCATTGTTCCAAGAAACTAACCCAGCAGGGCCTTCAACCATCAGAGGATCCTGGCTTGAGTTTGTGTTCTTAGATGTGCTAGATTTAGACTCCATGGCATTCATTGATATTGAATATAGAGCTCTATGTGCCATAATGGCAGCATTATCCAATGCTTCTTCATCACTTCGATATTCCGTTATCGCCCGAGTTTGGCATCGGTCTTGAACTTTAGATGGCACTGAGGACACAAAGTATGGATCAACCACTGGACACTTTTTACtgttcttctttcttgaacTTCTGTTTCCATCCACTTTGTAGCTGCTCCAAAGGTCTTTCATGGTCCTTTTGATTCCAGGCAGAGCATTTCCAGTTCCTAAACTAGAAACAGAGTTTTCTAACTCCCCCCTCCATGCTTGAATTTGCTTATCCACATTAGAAGACGAGGGAATCCGATCTCGATGCCTGCTCTTTCCGATCTGGGGCAACCTTCTTTGCCTTTTATGATCTGAATTCCAAATATTTTCCCCCATTGTTACCAGACATTTGGAAGCATACGTCGCGTCTACCTGCGCAGACGCCTCGGGCGTCCCGTTGGATGGATAACTTTGAACATGTTTATTAGCCTTCATATTCCCATTTTCTCCTAGTAATTCAGTCAACAGACGAGTCTTTGGAGTTCTTCGACGATGACGAGGACGATTTCCAGCTGTTTCAGCGCTTTCAGATGATGAAATTGTGCTTTCATTTGATTCCATGGAAGCATCTCCCTTGTCTTGAAGTTTATCAGCACGACATGCTCGGTCGATGTCGACCGTACTGTCATTCTCTGATGCCACCAAGGTTAACTGTCCATTTAGATGATCTGCAGGAGTTTGCTTTCGCAGCATAATAGGAGAAAAGAGTGTACTAGTACAGTAGTCTGcaacttcaaatttcttttccttttcatcacAGCTAGAGCGTTGGCAACTCGAATTCGAGGCATCGTCAACAACTGTTCTTCCATCGACCACATCTTGTTTCGGAGCTTTCAAGGAAGCAATCGAATAGTGTTCGAGGCTGTGATAGCTATCAAAGACAAAACCTTCTGCAGCTTTATCAGAGCTATCTTGCCAACGACTTTTACGATGCTGCGCATCGAAGCTCGGATCATACACAGGTGGGGCTGAGATATGGATATCATCAAGATCAGAAAATGGCCAACAGATCTTCCAATCCTTTTTGCTCATATCAGATACATAACCACTGTTACATTCATAGATTCAATAAGGAAAAGGGTAGCTACCTCACTTAGCTTGGATAAATTCATTATGATCATCAAATCTTATTGCATAAACTCTACAAACAAACCCGTCATTACGACTACAATATCACCACGTAAGAGCTTTACGTAAGAGTAGGAATTCGAACTTTTGACCTTTCGATCTATTTTAAACTCTTAACTAATTAAACTATGCTTGGGTTAAATGTACATGATATTTTCATCGTCATCCACTGATTGTCACTACTCTCATTCTAAATCTCAGTTCGAATCTCACATGGGCACTACTCTAGCATCTAGGTTCGAATTCCCTCCCTTACAATACAATATGTTTGAGCATAAAGTCCGTAACCCAAAACCTAGGAAACAACTGCATACAAAGTTACGAGCCAACATGAACATATATAACTGAATAATCAAGACATCTCTACCTTCTTTAAATAAGTCGTAAAATGTTATGTtcttacaaaacaaaaaatacacATTAACATAACTACGTGTTTATGGTAGCAAAGTCGTCGAAGCTTACCGTATAGAGAACCGTTTGCACTTCTGGCCATCACATTTATCATTGGAGCTAAATAGATCAATATATATAGAGTcaatttgaatgaatttttCTGCAGCCTTGGAATCATCAGTCCCATGATTGTTCTCTTCCATCACATTAATCCTAAGGATCATACACAAATTCCCCGTTCAAGNtatatatatatatatatatatatatatatatatatatatactattattattattattattaagattaaataaataggaaCCGATTTGGCACATAAAATAACAGTCGCTAACACTGTAGCACgaaagaaaaccctaattttggaACATttgtgtaatatatatatataaattattaaaattctttGGTTTAACggtaattcaataatttatacgctaaaaatagaattaggGCTTTGCCacattacaaatttaattcaaaatttcaatacaAATATCCAAAACAATACATAAAATTTAGCGAAAATGAGTGAATTTCGAAagtaaatggtaaaaaaaaaaaaaatagtaataaaaaaaatctggTGAAAATTGAGCTAAAGTTCCTAAATATTTTAAGCAGAAACCGAATCATTATCCGTTTTTTActggaaaaaaattgaaacagatgaaaataaaaattagagtaAAAAGCGCGAAGATGTTACCGGCCGGAATCCATCAGAAAACGGCGTCGTTTGGCGTCACCTCCGATCCAATTCACGGCGAAACTGTGTACCGAGAAAGCATTGCTCAGACGGTATGGATGAATTAGACACTCGCCGATGAAGAATTCAAGCTCAAACCcctttagagagagagagagaattttttgtgttttagagagagaatgtTTGTgggtttatttattaatttattttgttttttttattttattttggtttttgtggTAAGAAAACTGCCCATGCGGTTGCCATGTCACCtacatgagagagaaagaagtaGGTTGCGACCAATAAGAAGTTGCCACTTGGCTGTGAGTTCGGGTTCTTCGaaaagaaaccctaaaaatcGAGAGTGTTATTACACGCTCGGTTGAAGAGCGTGGGGCTTGTTTTTTAGCAATGTGCCTTGTCTTATCATGGATAAAGAATGATGCCTTGGCACATACGATGAATTTAATTGGTTCGTGTCATCACGCGACATTGAGGCGCGTGGCTCTACAATTCAACTGTTGAAACcctagtttcttttttattgtcaattttagaatttaattatgataaaatgttataagaaatacttatccgtgttttattaaaatttaatgctaattttaacttaatcaaatttataatttaatctttaatttttaagccACATAAATAGTTCATTCTCActgtttgaatttaaatttggatcattaattaaaaaattatgaccgaacaaatttaaacttcaattaagaaaaaaaaatagcgggattattaaactatatttatgtaataaaaaattagtttaaattaattcgaTATACGAACGTATACATCATAACTAGCATATATAAACTTGAATTATTCAACCATATCTTATCTTAATCCACTagggtttatatatatatattttcaaatttttattattttcaaactacttaaaaattaaaattaaaaagaaataaagaaataatggtaggtgatttttttaaaaaatttaataacaaaatcatttttttaagccaaatttaaatatttattgtagTGATGGTTTAAACAACATATTAATTgtatatctaaaattaaactcGTACTTTTATACCCATTATAtggtataaaattaattaagttgacttttactaattaatatattagaataatttaatatttaaactaaataaattaatattttctcaaatAGGTACGACGTTCTTtattagttaaaattttaaattttcaaaaaaaaaaaaatagtggaaatttttatataaaatttcgatattttttaattaaagaaaaatattatagaaattaaatagaaaattaaattagcttGATTAAACCCTACCTAACTTATTGAAGACGTGataatgaattattattttatatttaaatgttagttaattagttattaatttttaattaattaactctTAATTAGTATTTTCCTTATATTTAGTAATTTACTGACTTTATTGTAAGGCTATAATGAGTGGTAGGTgtgattattttataaatttatgagaGGAGACAAGTTTAAATCTCCACCtctattatttgtttttaagaattttgtggtataattattttataactttttaagaggagataaatttaaactttaggTACGTATGTACGGtatagtttatttaaaaaaggcTGATGTCGGAGCTGAAGAGCAAAGCAACTTGATCGACAGGGAGAGGCGTTCACATCTTTTCTATTTGGCATAAGTCTATCTTGTTGgaccattaatttaattatttttttaacatatattttaaaaaaaaccttggccatataaatttaaacaattaaattataataaattgatgTTGAATAccgatataaaaataattgaaattatatgttcatttttgtgatgtcccatgttggttggggaggagaacagaaCACccttttacaagggtgtgcAAATGTttcagacgcgttttaaagtattgatgggaagcccgaaagggaaagcccaaaaaagacaatatctgctagcggtggatctgggccgttacaaatggtattagagccagacatttgatgatgtgccaaccttctcgCCCTTCCTTGaagggagtagacacgaggcggggtgccaacgagaatgctgggcctcgaagggggtgcaatggaagagaacaaaacaccttttataagggcgtggaaacctcccctagcagaagtgttttaaaaccaagaaaacccaaagatgaTAATATCTGCCGAACACTTGATTAATTACTacaacttatttttaaaaaaaataaagttcaaGTAAAGAtctaacatttaaaattacaaaattcatattgataatataaatttgttattaatgaacttacaacaataataaataataataataaaaaaaataacaaaatgtaaattaaattacaatttatttcGGTacttaaaattgtatttatttggtatttagttttttactttcaaaatttaagctaataaatttatttattttgcaatctacttttaacaaatatttaaaaaaatctaaattaaattgtgatactaaacaaatagaaaaaaaaaatatttttttttaaatataatttatatttcgGACAAAATCCAATTTATTTCAACATTGATTAAAACACCCTATTTTAATAAGCACCTTTAACAATACATTATTTTCAACATAATCTTTTCTGAAAAAAAGGatacattaaattaattaaaaagaaatctaaaaaaaaaagtaaaatttattctagtgaataaaaaagaagagaaagcaCACAGAAGATGGAATGTGGTGTTATTTTACATCAGACGTCTGGATTGtcaaatttgttgttttgtgaCCAATTTCAACACATTTTTTGTAGTCTCCTTTGATGACAGCAGCAATGTCAAATTCAAATGGTTGGCAAAGAAGCCACAGAAAGATATCATCAGCCCTTTTTGGGCATTGCAGCAAGCCTTGTGTACATCCTTGCCATGGATTGATATCCTCGAACATCGCCCGAACGCAGAAGATTTCCTATAAACACCCATGCAATCAATTAGAAGATTAGAAGGTCAATGGCAACCGCCTCTCGAAAATGCATTACTTCATATGTATG is a window from the Cucurbita pepo subsp. pepo cultivar mu-cu-16 chromosome LG07, ASM280686v2, whole genome shotgun sequence genome containing:
- the LOC111799318 gene encoding ER membrane protein complex subunit 1 isoform X1, with the translated sequence MVLTVKVYLLLFVTLFASLANYGFSLYEDQVGLMDWRQQYLGKAKHALFHSSKSGRKRVVVSTEENVIASLDLRHGEIFWRHVLGSNDSIDGIEFVLGKYVVSLSSEGNFLRAWNLPDGQMVWETFLQGTNPSKSLLLVPKSLKANQETVILVFGSNCLHAVSSLDGEVIWKIDLTENSVEIQKIIQHHESDTIYAVGFSSPTQFDQFQINVKSGELVKHHTATFSGGFSGELVSVSDDVLVTLDATKSNLVIINLRNGEIGILQTPIAHLIDVLSGSIEIVPSKLSGLFAVKVDSRLTLVRVKGEGELEVVDKIHSQATLSEALLVSEGQHAAALVQHEGSHVRLTVKLIDNWSSNFIDENIVIDGHRGTVQKVFLHSYIRTDRSHGFRALLVMEDHSLLLVQQGEVVWSREDGLASIVNVVTSELPVEKKGVSIAKVEHNLIEWLQGHLLKLKGTLMIASPEDVAAIQNMRLKSTDKSKMSRDHNGFRKLLIVLTKSGKLFALHSGDGRIVWSRLLQASHKSEACPPRWLNIYQWQDPHHRAMDENPSVLVVGRCGQSMDGPGLLSFVDTYTGREIRSSSQIHSVLQVIPLPFTDSTEQRLHILIDAQSRAHLYPQTSEAISILQSEFSNVYWYSVEADSGVIKGHSLKRNCIDVADDYCFESKDVWSIILPSETEKIIATAARKLNEVVHTQAKVVADQDVMYKYISKNLLFLATVAPKSSGEIGTTTPEDSWLVVYVIDIVNGRILHRMTHHGSTGPVHAVFSENWVVYHYFNLKAHRYEMSVVEIYDQSRADNIDVWKLIIGKHNLTSPISSYSRPEILAKSQSYFFTHSVKAISVTSTSKGITSKQLLIGTINDQILALDKRYLDPRRSINPTQAEKEEGVIPLTDSLPIIPQTYATHALQVEGLRGVVTIPAKLESTTLAFAYGVDLFFTRITPSRTYDSLTEDFSYALLLITIVALVIAIFATWVFSERKELQDKWK
- the LOC111799318 gene encoding ER membrane protein complex subunit 1 isoform X4, whose product is MVLTVKVYLLLFVTLFASLANYGFSLYEDQVGLMDWRQQYLGKAKHALFHSSKSGRKRVVVSTEENVIASLDLRHGEIFWRHVLGSNDSIDGIEFVLGKYVVSLSSEGNFLRAWNLPDGQMVWETFLQGTNPSKSLLLVPVSLKANQETVILVFGSSCLHAVSSLDGEVIWKIDLTENSVEIQKIIQHHESDTIYAVGFSSPTQFDQFQINVKSGELVKHHTATFSGGFSGELVSVSDDVLVTLDATKSNLVIINLRNGEIGILQTPIAHLIDELSGEIGILQTPIAHLIDVLSGSIEIVPSKLSGLFAVKVDSRLTLVRVKGEGELEVVDKIHSQATLSEALLVSEGQHAAALVQHEGSHVRLTVKLIDNWSSNFIDENIVIDGHRGTVQKVFLHSYIRTDRSHGFRALLVMEDHSLLLVQQGEVVWSREDGLASIVNVVTSELPVEKKGVSIAKVEHNLIEWLQGHLLKLKGTLMIASPEDVAAIQNMRLKSTDKSKMSRDHNGFRKLLIVLTKSGKLFALHSGDGRIVWSRLLQASHKSEACPPRWLNIYQWQDPHHRAMDENPSVLVVGRCGQSMDGPGLLSFVDTYTGREIRSSSQIHSVLQVIPLPFTDSTEQRLHILIDAQSRAHLYPQTSEAISILQSEFSNVYWYSVEADSGVIKGHSLKRNCIDVADDYCFESKDVWSIILPSETEKIIATAARKLNEVVHTQAKVVADQDVMYKYISKNLLFLATVAPKSSGEIGTTTPEDSWLVVYVIDIVNGRILHRMTHHGSTGPVHAVFSENWVVYHYFNLKAHRYEMSVVEIYDQSRADNIDVWKLIIGKHNLTSPISSYSRPEILAKSQSYFFTHSVKAISVTSTSKGITSKQLLIGTINDQILALDKRYLDPRRSINPTQAEKEEGVIPLTDSLPIIPQTYATHALQVEGLRGVVTIPAKLESTTLAFAYGVDLFFTRITPSRTYDSLTEDFSYALLLITIVALVIAIFATWVFSERKELQDKWK
- the LOC111799318 gene encoding ER membrane protein complex subunit 1 isoform X3, with product MVLTVKVYLLLFVTLFASLANYGFSLYEDQVGLMDWRQQYLGKAKHALFHSSKSGRKRVVVSTEENVIASLDLRHGEIFWRHVLGPNDSIDGIEFVLGKYVVSLSSEGNFLRAWNLPDGQMVWETFLQGTNPSKSLLLVPKSLKANQETTVILVFGSSCLHAVSSLDGEVIWKIDLTENSVEIQKIIQHHESDTIYAVGFSSPTQFDQFQINVKSGELVKHHTATFSGGFSGELVSVSDDVLVTLDATKSNLVIINLRNGEIGILQTPIAHLIDELSGEIGILQTPIAHLIDVLSGSIEIVPSKLSGLFAVKVDSRLTLVRVKGEGELEVVDKIHSQATLSEALLVSEGQHAAALVQHEGSHVRLTVKLIDNWSSNFIDENIVIDGHRGTVQKVFLHSYIRTDRSHGFRALLVMEDHSLLLVQQGEVVWSREDGLASIVNVVTSELPVEKKGVSIAKVEHNLIEWLQGHLLKLKGTLMIASPEDVAAIQNMRLKSTDKSKMSRDHNGFRKLLIVLTKSGKLFALHSGDGRIVWSRLLQASHKSEACPPRWLNIYQWQDPHHRAMDENPSVLVVGRCGQSMDGPGLLSFVDTYTGREIRSSSQIHSVLQVIPLPFTDSTEQRLHILIDAQSRAHLYPQTSEAISILQSEFSNVYWYSVEADSGVIKGHSLKRNCIDVADDYCFESKDVWSIILPSETEKIIATAARKLNEVVHTQAKVVADQDVMYKYISKNLLFLATVAPKSSGEIGTTTPEDSWLVVYVIDIVNGRILHRMTHHGSTGPVHAVFSENWVVYHYFNLKAHRYEMSVVEIYDQSRADNIDVWKLIIGKHNLTSPISSYSRPEILAKSQSYFFTHSVKAISVTSTSKGITSKQLLIGTINDQILALDKRYLDPRRSINPTQAEKEEGVIPLTDSLPIIPQTYATHALQVEGLRGVVTIPAKLESTTLAFAYGVDLFFTRITPSRTYDSLTEDFSYALLLITIVALVIAIFATWVFSERKELQDKWK